One Alteromonas sp. KC3 DNA segment encodes these proteins:
- a CDS encoding dicarboxylate/amino acid:cation symporter — protein sequence MSSSAHKYSLTARIFIGMFAGILIGVLLQLLFDDSGDFAFSVFGFEFSTYNILVEGIFSTLGQIFIASLKMLVVPLVFVSLICGTSTLSDPSKLGRLGVKSVGLYIVTTAIAITLAMSMALLFPPGESGNLSTDVVYQAKEAPSLSDVIVNMFPSNPINSMAQGNMLQIIVFAVLFGIAMAMTGDAGKRLTAVFEDINTVIMRLVTIIMNLAPYGVFVLMAKLFATVSAETIYDLVKYFGLVFIVLIIHGLATYSILLKLLSGLSPIMLFRKMRDAALFAFSTSSSSATLPVTMETAKNKLGVGNSVSSFTLPLGATINMDGTAIMQGVATVFIAQVYAVDLTMSDYLMVILTATLASIGTAGVPGVGLIMLAMVLQQVNLPVEGIALIIGVDRLLDMTRTAVNITGDCMVSCIVAKSEGDLDEKVFNDPKAGLKEEDVDFEHFEKNS from the coding sequence ATGTCTTCATCTGCACACAAATACAGTTTAACCGCTCGCATCTTTATCGGCATGTTTGCCGGTATCTTGATTGGTGTCTTACTTCAATTACTGTTTGATGATAGCGGAGATTTTGCGTTTTCGGTATTCGGTTTCGAGTTCTCAACGTATAACATTCTTGTCGAAGGTATATTTTCTACCTTAGGGCAAATATTTATCGCCAGTTTGAAAATGCTGGTTGTCCCTTTGGTGTTCGTCTCTCTAATATGCGGTACTAGTACACTGTCAGACCCCAGTAAGCTGGGTCGTCTGGGGGTAAAATCTGTCGGTTTGTATATTGTCACAACGGCCATTGCGATAACACTGGCTATGAGTATGGCATTGCTATTCCCTCCAGGTGAAAGTGGAAATCTGAGTACTGACGTCGTTTATCAGGCCAAAGAAGCCCCGAGTTTGTCTGATGTTATTGTGAACATGTTCCCTAGTAACCCCATCAATTCAATGGCACAGGGCAACATGCTTCAAATCATTGTATTTGCTGTGTTATTTGGCATAGCAATGGCTATGACTGGCGATGCAGGAAAGCGTCTTACGGCGGTTTTTGAAGATATCAACACGGTAATTATGCGCTTGGTAACCATTATTATGAACTTGGCGCCATACGGTGTATTTGTGTTAATGGCTAAGTTGTTTGCAACCGTAAGTGCCGAGACCATTTATGATTTAGTTAAATATTTCGGCCTCGTATTTATAGTGTTAATTATTCACGGACTCGCAACCTACTCAATTTTGCTTAAGCTTCTATCCGGCTTAAGCCCAATTATGTTGTTTAGAAAAATGCGTGACGCCGCGCTGTTTGCGTTTAGTACTTCAAGTAGCAGCGCTACCTTACCGGTAACCATGGAAACCGCCAAAAACAAGTTAGGTGTCGGTAACTCTGTATCGTCTTTCACCTTGCCGTTGGGTGCGACTATCAACATGGATGGTACAGCCATAATGCAAGGGGTTGCTACGGTATTTATTGCACAGGTTTATGCTGTCGATCTCACCATGAGTGACTACCTAATGGTTATCCTTACCGCAACGCTTGCGTCTATCGGCACAGCCGGTGTACCAGGTGTAGGGTTGATTATGCTTGCCATGGTACTCCAACAAGTGAACTTGCCAGTGGAAGGCATTGCCTTAATCATTGGTGTAGACCGCTTGCTAGACATGACGCGCACGGCAGTTAACATTACCGGCGATTGTATGGTGTCGTGTATTGTTGCTAAGAGTGAAGGTGATCTTGACGAAAAGGTGTTTAACGACCCGAAAGCAGGGCTTAAAGAAGAAGATGTTGATTTTGAACACTTCGAGAAAAACTCCTAG
- the lolD gene encoding lipoprotein-releasing ABC transporter ATP-binding protein LolD translates to MQDVLLCRNIHKTYNEGSTATPVLHDVSLSIKAGEHVAILGSSGSGKSTLLHILGGLDKPTRGEVEFKGHKLHTLSPNALAKLRNDEMGFIYQFHHLLGEFSALENVAMPLRIRGLSAKAAQEKAQVLLNEVGLSHRQAHLPSAMSGGERQRVAIARALVTEPSVVLADEPTGNLDDSTGEQIYQLLTSLSEKKKTAFVVVTHDIALASKMDRVLKIKDGQLVSNQPAQEPV, encoded by the coding sequence ATGCAGGATGTGCTACTTTGCCGCAATATACATAAGACTTATAACGAAGGAAGTACTGCTACACCAGTGCTTCACGATGTATCGTTATCTATTAAAGCCGGTGAGCACGTAGCCATACTGGGCAGTTCTGGGTCGGGTAAAAGTACACTATTGCATATACTTGGCGGCCTTGATAAGCCCACCCGTGGTGAAGTAGAGTTTAAAGGGCATAAACTGCATACCTTGTCGCCTAATGCATTGGCTAAATTACGCAATGATGAAATGGGGTTTATTTATCAGTTTCATCACTTACTTGGTGAATTTAGCGCACTAGAAAATGTAGCAATGCCTCTTCGGATCCGCGGGCTTTCTGCTAAAGCAGCGCAAGAGAAAGCACAAGTATTGTTAAACGAAGTCGGGTTATCCCACCGTCAAGCCCATTTACCATCGGCAATGTCTGGCGGAGAACGCCAGCGTGTAGCCATTGCTAGAGCACTGGTTACCGAACCTTCTGTTGTATTGGCCGATGAACCTACCGGCAACCTAGACGACTCAACGGGCGAACAAATCTATCAGCTACTTACCTCATTAAGTGAAAAAAAGAAAACTGCATTTGTCGTTGTAACACATGACATAGCGCTGGCAAGTAAAATGGATCGCGTATTAAAAATAAAAGATGGTCAACTTGTGAGTAACCAACCCGCTCAGGAGCCAGTGTAA
- the astB gene encoding N-succinylarginine dihydrolase, with the protein MKQFEVNFDGLVGPTHNYAGLSFGNVASLNNANAVSSPKQAAKQGLAKAKALADMGMVQGVLAPQERPDIAALRRLGFTGSDARVLESAAKQSREIFLACCSASSMWTANAATVSPSADTADGRVHFTPANLTNKFHRSLEPQVTGNILRGTFANEKHFAHHQHLPDNEHFGDEGAANHTRLCSNYGQAGVELFVYGRHAFDTSKPAPKKFPARQTLEACQAVARLHGLDDDGVVYMQQNPDVIDQGVFHNDVIAVGNQNVLFFHEQAFYQKEAGLKELQAKFGDEPLHFIEVPTDEVSVLDAVKTYLFNTQIITLPSGEMTIIAPTECEENDAVKRYLDKLVTLGTPITSVNYFDVKQSMRNGGGPACLRLRVAMNDQELAAVNQNTLINDAQFARLNAWVDKHYRDQLSEDDLRDPQLLIESRTALDELTQLLKLGSVYPFQQG; encoded by the coding sequence ATGAAGCAGTTTGAAGTCAATTTTGATGGCCTTGTTGGCCCTACCCATAACTACGCTGGCTTATCATTTGGTAATGTTGCTTCTTTGAACAATGCAAATGCTGTAAGTAGCCCAAAGCAAGCCGCCAAGCAAGGACTTGCTAAAGCAAAGGCGCTAGCAGATATGGGAATGGTTCAAGGGGTTTTAGCGCCGCAAGAACGCCCAGATATTGCCGCATTGCGCAGATTAGGCTTTACAGGCTCTGATGCACGAGTGCTAGAAAGCGCTGCGAAGCAGTCTCGCGAGATTTTCTTAGCATGTTGCTCTGCTAGTAGTATGTGGACGGCAAATGCTGCTACGGTGTCTCCTAGCGCCGATACTGCCGATGGACGGGTGCACTTTACCCCTGCAAACTTAACAAACAAGTTTCACCGTTCATTAGAGCCACAAGTCACGGGTAATATTCTGCGCGGGACCTTTGCGAACGAAAAGCATTTTGCACATCACCAGCACTTACCTGACAATGAACATTTCGGTGATGAAGGTGCCGCTAACCATACGCGTTTGTGCAGCAACTACGGCCAAGCCGGTGTTGAGCTATTTGTATATGGCCGTCACGCATTTGACACCAGCAAACCTGCACCTAAAAAATTCCCAGCCCGTCAAACACTTGAAGCTTGCCAAGCCGTCGCGCGTTTGCATGGTCTAGATGATGATGGCGTTGTTTACATGCAGCAAAACCCTGATGTTATCGACCAAGGTGTCTTCCACAATGACGTTATTGCGGTGGGTAACCAAAACGTATTGTTTTTCCACGAACAAGCGTTCTATCAAAAAGAAGCGGGCTTAAAAGAGTTACAGGCGAAATTTGGTGATGAGCCACTGCATTTCATTGAAGTCCCCACCGATGAAGTGTCGGTATTGGACGCCGTTAAGACGTATTTATTTAACACACAAATAATTACGCTACCAAGTGGCGAAATGACTATTATTGCGCCGACTGAGTGTGAAGAAAATGACGCGGTTAAGCGTTACTTAGACAAGCTTGTCACACTAGGTACACCCATTACGTCGGTAAATTATTTCGATGTTAAACAAAGTATGCGTAATGGTGGTGGCCCCGCTTGTTTGCGTTTACGCGTTGCGATGAATGACCAAGAGTTAGCAGCGGTTAACCAAAATACGTTAATTAACGACGCACAATTTGCACGATTAAATGCGTGGGTAGACAAACACTATCGCGATCAGCTTAGTGAAGATGACTTGCGTGATCCGCAGTTACTTATTGAGTCACGTACTGCACTTGACGAGCTAACACAGCTATTGAAACTCGGCTCTGTTTACCCATTCCAGCAAGGGTAA
- a CDS encoding beta strand repeat-containing protein, with protein sequence MSTFAKTLSVFSAIFMLTACGGGGSSVSRDDTDTGNGGGGGTTTPTYTISLALENASGDSDNNLSEDNSLTVVATVRDQDGNAHSDALLSFSLSNAALAEFANDTGTARTNDSGVARIGLNASTASGDGEITASLSTGETGSTTFSATAISTTPTELTVTLTLQNAAGEEDNNLTSNNELVAVATVTDASGAPQNDLLLTFSLSNDDLAEFSNDTATALTSDEGVATIGMSVGTASGDGQVTVTTASGETASTTFSSTGSTVVSEEPATLELYANSIQLASSGSDEVELIALVKNDQSVLMEGVDVSFSAQSGAGVELQLTQPQTEADGTARAILTSQNDASNRTITITASAGSLTQTVDITITGTEVTINGASSVILNDSVDYTIRVQDSDGTSILNQDVVLTAANGSLSATTVNTGANGQATVTYTASTSGEDTITASALNADATFTVQVQQDEFNFINLPTEEVPLGTAQTITVEWRQDNNPVAGEDITFSVSRGQIAGSSTVTTNTDGQASIDVSSDNAGISSITATATDSSGAVLVSARVQIEFIATTPATIIADASPDVLGPDGQTSTISAVVRDADGNLVKNSVVNFTVSDVSTGFISPSQATTDSKGIATTVFTSGSVSSNEDVVITAFVAEDEAISDDVLITVGARAFDIVIGTGNQIEQETTTSYLKRFAVFVSDSAGRPVSGVNLTASVNPVKFNEGGVYWRGEWVFNTINSLWVQANITECSNEDINANGILDAGEDSNGDEQLTPGIVGTLTLTNNGVTDENGYAEIEYRYPENYGGWYFSEISVFGQSTGSEAQATTTFQLSVLADDVSDENVRPADNPFGVGTCP encoded by the coding sequence ATGTCGACATTCGCGAAGACGCTAAGCGTATTTAGCGCAATATTTATGCTAACAGCATGTGGTGGAGGCGGTTCGTCAGTCTCTCGAGATGATACCGACACGGGTAACGGTGGCGGCGGTGGTACGACCACACCTACTTATACAATTTCTCTTGCTCTGGAAAATGCGTCCGGCGATAGCGACAATAATTTATCTGAAGACAATAGCTTAACCGTTGTTGCAACGGTAAGAGATCAAGACGGAAATGCGCACTCAGATGCACTATTAAGTTTTTCATTGAGCAATGCCGCGCTAGCTGAGTTCGCCAACGACACGGGTACGGCTCGTACCAACGATAGTGGCGTGGCGCGTATTGGGCTAAATGCCAGCACCGCGTCAGGTGATGGTGAGATAACGGCGAGTTTGAGCACAGGGGAAACCGGAAGTACAACGTTCTCGGCTACCGCAATATCGACTACACCAACCGAACTTACTGTAACCCTTACATTGCAAAATGCCGCAGGTGAAGAAGATAACAATTTAACGTCAAACAACGAGTTGGTAGCCGTTGCCACAGTGACCGATGCCTCGGGTGCGCCACAAAACGATTTGCTGTTAACCTTTTCACTTAGCAACGACGACTTAGCCGAGTTTTCCAATGACACCGCGACCGCACTTACCAGTGATGAAGGGGTTGCCACTATAGGTATGTCAGTTGGCACTGCGTCGGGTGATGGGCAAGTCACGGTTACAACGGCATCTGGCGAGACAGCTTCTACTACATTTAGCTCGACAGGCAGCACTGTGGTCAGTGAAGAGCCGGCTACACTAGAACTTTACGCAAACAGTATTCAATTGGCGTCTAGCGGCAGCGACGAAGTCGAGTTAATTGCGCTAGTCAAAAATGATCAAAGTGTATTGATGGAAGGTGTTGATGTGAGTTTCTCTGCTCAGTCAGGTGCTGGCGTAGAGTTGCAATTAACTCAACCTCAAACCGAAGCTGATGGTACTGCACGCGCTATTTTAACCTCACAAAACGATGCGTCTAATCGCACCATCACTATTACCGCTTCAGCAGGTTCACTAACACAAACCGTTGATATCACCATTACCGGCACTGAGGTAACAATTAACGGTGCATCATCGGTAATTCTAAACGACAGTGTTGACTATACTATTCGCGTACAGGATTCAGACGGAACATCTATTTTGAACCAAGATGTGGTGTTAACTGCAGCAAACGGGTCACTTAGCGCTACCACCGTGAATACTGGTGCAAATGGTCAAGCAACTGTGACATACACGGCATCTACGTCGGGCGAAGATACGATAACTGCGAGCGCACTTAATGCAGATGCAACCTTTACCGTTCAAGTACAACAAGACGAGTTTAACTTTATAAACTTGCCTACAGAGGAAGTGCCTTTAGGTACTGCTCAAACCATTACTGTGGAATGGCGACAAGATAATAATCCAGTGGCAGGCGAAGACATTACGTTTAGCGTGTCTCGTGGGCAAATTGCAGGTAGTTCAACTGTAACTACAAATACCGACGGTCAGGCTAGTATAGATGTTAGCTCTGACAATGCAGGGATTTCCTCTATTACGGCAACAGCAACTGATTCTAGCGGAGCTGTGCTTGTTTCTGCGCGAGTACAAATTGAGTTCATTGCAACGACTCCTGCCACCATTATTGCAGATGCGTCTCCTGATGTTCTTGGTCCAGACGGTCAAACCAGCACAATCAGCGCTGTTGTGAGAGATGCAGATGGTAATTTAGTGAAAAATAGCGTAGTTAACTTTACCGTATCCGACGTTTCAACCGGCTTTATTTCACCATCACAGGCGACAACAGACAGTAAAGGTATCGCTACTACCGTGTTTACATCGGGGTCGGTTTCAAGCAATGAAGATGTGGTAATAACTGCGTTTGTCGCAGAAGATGAAGCCATTTCTGATGACGTTCTAATTACGGTGGGCGCACGAGCATTTGATATTGTAATTGGTACTGGCAATCAAATTGAGCAAGAGACCACGACATCCTATTTAAAACGTTTTGCGGTTTTTGTTTCAGATTCTGCTGGGCGCCCTGTAAGTGGTGTGAACCTTACTGCATCAGTAAACCCGGTTAAGTTTAACGAAGGCGGAGTGTATTGGCGTGGTGAATGGGTGTTTAACACTATTAATTCACTTTGGGTCCAAGCCAATATTACAGAGTGTTCAAATGAAGATATCAACGCAAATGGAATTCTAGATGCTGGTGAGGATTCAAACGGTGATGAGCAATTAACTCCAGGTATCGTAGGCACGTTGACGCTTACTAATAATGGCGTAACGGACGAAAATGGTTATGCTGAGATTGAGTATCGTTATCCGGAAAACTATGGCGGATGGTATTTTTCTGAAATATCCGTATTTGGACAGTCAACGGGAAGCGAAGCACAAGCGACGACCACATTCCAGCTTTCTGTTCTTGCCGATGATGTTAGTGATGAAAACGTAAGACCTGCGGATAACCCATTTGGTGTTGGTACTTGTCCGTAG
- a CDS encoding lipoprotein-releasing ABC transporter permease subunit, which translates to MLTLELANRFRKTRAQQRFISFISMSSTVGIALGCFVLIVLLSVMNGFEKELTNRILKVIPHGELFSVDSRGIEHLDAQLYRFQQDPQIAKVTPYTTLTGMLQYKGELKAIGITGVPITKGENPYEDQVSKAHWQQFVDTPSGLLLGQGIASTLGVKPGDSLQVLIPQATSDLTFKAPKSVKLVVSGVLSIGGELDNQIGLMHLQAASEAAGIVAEAQGIRFTFNDPFIAYQKMRDIGYSFPQAVYMSDWTRTQGHLYNDIQLVKVVVYIALTLVIAVACFNIVSSLVMAVREKQSAIAILKTMGATDGLIRNAFIYQGLINGAIGITAGVLSALLVAPNLSSIVKSIENALGVEVLSGDIYFIDFLPSSLHWQDVVITAVVAMILSVVATLYPAHKAAKVNPSSALH; encoded by the coding sequence ATGCTGACATTGGAATTGGCCAACCGCTTTAGAAAAACGCGTGCACAACAACGATTTATTTCCTTTATCTCAATGTCATCAACCGTTGGTATTGCTCTTGGTTGCTTTGTACTTATTGTGCTGCTAAGTGTCATGAATGGCTTTGAAAAAGAGCTTACTAACCGAATTTTGAAAGTCATACCTCACGGCGAATTGTTTAGTGTAGATAGCCGAGGAATTGAACATTTAGATGCTCAACTCTATCGTTTTCAGCAAGACCCTCAGATTGCAAAAGTGACGCCTTACACAACACTCACTGGCATGTTGCAATACAAGGGCGAGTTAAAGGCGATTGGCATAACGGGTGTGCCAATCACTAAAGGTGAAAACCCCTATGAAGACCAAGTTTCTAAGGCGCATTGGCAGCAATTTGTCGACACACCCTCTGGTTTGTTGTTGGGGCAGGGGATTGCAAGTACGTTGGGCGTAAAGCCAGGAGATTCGTTGCAGGTTCTAATTCCACAGGCCACATCAGATTTAACGTTTAAAGCGCCAAAAAGTGTCAAATTAGTGGTGAGTGGCGTGTTATCTATTGGTGGGGAACTCGATAATCAAATAGGACTCATGCATCTTCAAGCTGCGTCTGAAGCAGCGGGTATTGTCGCTGAAGCGCAAGGCATTCGATTTACTTTTAATGACCCTTTTATCGCATACCAAAAAATGCGTGATATAGGCTATAGCTTCCCACAAGCGGTGTACATGTCTGACTGGACACGAACACAAGGACACCTTTATAACGATATCCAATTAGTTAAGGTTGTCGTTTATATAGCACTAACACTCGTTATTGCTGTGGCTTGCTTTAACATTGTGTCGTCGCTAGTAATGGCCGTAAGAGAAAAACAGTCTGCAATTGCGATTTTGAAAACCATGGGAGCGACAGATGGTTTGATCCGCAATGCGTTTATATATCAAGGGCTGATTAATGGCGCGATTGGTATAACAGCTGGTGTATTGTCAGCGTTATTAGTTGCACCAAATTTGTCCAGTATTGTTAAATCTATTGAAAATGCTTTGGGCGTAGAAGTGCTGTCTGGCGACATTTACTTCATTGACTTTCTGCCGTCGAGTTTACATTGGCAAGATGTGGTTATTACAGCCGTTGTGGCGATGATACTTAGCGTGGTTGCAACACTGTACCCAGCGCACAAAGCAGCTAAAGTAAACCCATCTTCTGCATTGCATTGA